The following coding sequences lie in one Arachis hypogaea cultivar Tifrunner chromosome 9, arahy.Tifrunner.gnm2.J5K5, whole genome shotgun sequence genomic window:
- the LOC112712106 gene encoding uncharacterized protein isoform X1, translated as MAAHLIITGMAFEDGSKKELHKVGRKMSKRFSLSGTSLASMESLSRPLVQEVVLSADMQCEKCQKRVADIIAKMHAETESMEVDVLQKKVTLTFRLLPTVGKVITEAQQITPINRNNLPKVAIIKRIFRSSHG; from the exons ATGGCAGCACACCTAATTATCACAGGTATGGCTTTTGAAGATGGTTCTAAAAAGGAGCTGCATAAAGTTGGTAGAAAAATGTCAAAGCGATTCTCTCTTTCTGGGACTAGTTTGGCTTCTATGGAGTCTTTGTCCCGGCCATTA GTCCAGGAAGTTGTTCTTTCCGCAGATATGCAATGTGAAAAGTGCCAGAAGAGGGTTGCTGACATCATTGCTAAAATGCATG CAGAGACAGAGTCCATGGAGGTGGATGTGTTACAGAAGAAGGTGACACTCACATTTAGGTTGTTACCAACTGTTGGTAAAGTAATCACAGAAGCACAGCAAATTACTCCCATTAACAGGAACAATCTCCCTAAAGTTGCCATTATTAAACGGATATTCCGCTCTTCCCATGGTTAA
- the LOC112712106 gene encoding uncharacterized protein isoform X2, translating to MAAHLIITGMAFEDGSKKELHKVGRKMSKRFSLSGTSLASMESLSRPLVQEVVLSADMQCEKCQKRVADIIAKMHETESMEVDVLQKKVTLTFRLLPTVGKVITEAQQITPINRNNLPKVAIIKRIFRSSHG from the exons ATGGCAGCACACCTAATTATCACAGGTATGGCTTTTGAAGATGGTTCTAAAAAGGAGCTGCATAAAGTTGGTAGAAAAATGTCAAAGCGATTCTCTCTTTCTGGGACTAGTTTGGCTTCTATGGAGTCTTTGTCCCGGCCATTA GTCCAGGAAGTTGTTCTTTCCGCAGATATGCAATGTGAAAAGTGCCAGAAGAGGGTTGCTGACATCATTGCTAAAATGCATG AGACAGAGTCCATGGAGGTGGATGTGTTACAGAAGAAGGTGACACTCACATTTAGGTTGTTACCAACTGTTGGTAAAGTAATCACAGAAGCACAGCAAATTACTCCCATTAACAGGAACAATCTCCCTAAAGTTGCCATTATTAAACGGATATTCCGCTCTTCCCATGGTTAA
- the LOC112712103 gene encoding dihydrolipoyllysine-residue acetyltransferase component 4 of pyruvate dehydrogenase complex, chloroplastic, with product MASSPSPFTLSFSSSVSSTSLLPCRRSFILPIPRGRATSFTVQSKIREIFMPALSSTMTEGKIVSWIKSEGETLSKGESVVVVESDKADMDVETFYDGILAAIVVPDGETAPVGAPIALLAETEEEVAEAKAKAAKSSQSQSSAPPPQPANPAPAISQPSPPPPPPPSAAASDGPKKTVATPQAKKLAKQHKVDLASLTGTGPFGRITPADVETAAGIAPSKSSPAPAAPAPASSAPPKAAAAGAVAPPPIPGSSVVTFTTMQSAVAKNMVESLSVPTFRVGYPVITDALDALYEKVKPKGVTMTAILAKAAAMALVQHPVVNASCKDGKNFAYNSNINIAVAVAINGGLITPVLQDADKLDLYLLSQKWKELVNKARGKQLQPNEYNSGTFTLSNLGMFGVDRFDAILPPGQGAIMAVGASKPTVEADATGFFKVKNKMLVNVTADHRIIYGADLAAFLQTFSKIIENPDSLTL from the exons ATGGCTTCTTCTCCTTCACCATTCACCCTCTCATTCTCCTCTTCCGTCTCATCCACATCCCTCCTCCCATGCCGTCGCAGCTTCATTCTCCCAATCCCTCGAGGCCGCGCTACCTCATTCACTGTCCAATCCAAGATCCGAGAAATCTTCATGCCCGCACTCAGCTCCACTATGACTGAGGGCAAAATCGTCTCTTGGATCAAATCCGAGGGCGAGACTCTCTCCAAGGGTGAGAGCGTCGTCGTCGTCGAATCCGACAAAGCTGACATGGACGTCGAGACATTCTACGATGGAATACTCGCCGCCATCGTCGTCCCCGACGGCGAAACAGCCCCCGTTGGAGCTCCCATCGCCTTACTCGCCGAGACGGAGGAAGAAGTCGCCGAAGCCAAAGCCAAAGCTGCCAAGTCATCACAATCCCAATCCTCTGCGCCTCCTCCTCAGCCTGCAAATCCAGCTCCGGCAATTTCTcagccttctcctcctcctcctcctccgccaTCGGCGGCAGCTTCTGACGGACCGAAGAAGACCGTCGCCACGCCTCAGGCGAAGAAGCTCGCAAAGCAGCACAAGGTAGACCTTGCGTCTCTCACCGGGACTGGTCCGTTTGGTCGGATCACTCCGGCCGACGTGGAGACCGCTGCCGGGATTGCGCCATCAAAGAGCAGTCCTGCTCCGGCGGCTCCTGCTCCGGCGAGCTCAGCTCCTCCAAAAGCAGCTGCTGCTGGTGCAGTGGCGCCGCCTCCAATTCCAGGCTCTAGCGTTGTTACATTCACGACAATGCAATCTGCAGTTGCAAAGAACATGGTGGAGAGCCTCTCCGTGCCTACATTCCGTGTTGGTTATCCTGTGATCACTGATGCACTTGATGCTTTATATGAGAAG GTGAAGCCGAAGGGGGTGACAATGACAGCAATTTTGGCCAAGGCTGCTGCAATGGCACTTGTCCAACATCCAGTGGTCAATGCCAGCTGCAAAGATGGCAAGAACTTTGCCTATAACAGCAACATCAACATTGCAGTTGCTGTGGCAATCAACGGCGGTTTGATTACCCCTGTACTTCAGGATGCCGACAAG TTGGACTTGTATCTGTTGTCCCAAAAGTGGAAAGAGCTAGTTAATAAAGCTCGTGGAAAGCAATTGCAACCCAATGAGTATAATTCAG GAACTTTCACACTCTCCAATCTGGGCATGTTTGGAGTTGACAGGTTTGATGCCATACTTCCTCCAGGGCAG GGGGCTATCATGGCAGTTGGAGCATCAAAGCCTACTGTCGAGGCTGATGCAACTGGATTCTTCAAGGTGAAAAATAAGATGCTG
- the LOC112712104 gene encoding uncharacterized protein: MASCVYVRWEEVWVSREKGRREVHYVLRRRDGSSDLALVGKEKSLRHMFYHYALPTQKKLLASMGSSVSFSKLKSRKEVVDWLDSLFSDSSAENSARAADAETLKDNQLGKLGHGTKEFLWLGSPWTCKKRRNHYQSFKRNGFKISVYDFVYVLAEEGKRLVAYLEDMYEDSRGNRMVVVRWFHKIDEVGIDLPHDFCEREVFFSLYLQDLSIECIDGLASVVTPQHYEKLQSVARYTRWEPFICRKQFDNDDVKPFDVSQLKGYWKQDIIRFMCAPSESRSHGSSGLSDNSQGNSDPAAESRPKKRRRLTKVGSKEVADLAAVKLDLSNSKSNTKIGTGKTSLKNVSDDYLVVGSQVEVLSQDSGMRGCWFRASIVKMHKNKVKVQYQDIQDAVDETKKLEEWVLASKISAHDDLRLRKYGRNKIRPVPPPHRFEKSTGVDVGSIVDVWWHDGWWEGIVVKIVCEAKYRVYFPGEKLVSMFDLDNLRQSQEWIGNEWVKMRGRPDLVDSVLSTLKAKQGPCNSSELSTEDVIQSKEADAFLDSEGDKSKKPELFPDLLKDDILSQLRWSSRKRRRSNGTSLGSDKDRRKSPNSVESDASDSFVIPAFVNAEHDDFTYGGDPSVFNSSVVPSLTNLVMCR; encoded by the exons ATGGCGTCGTGTGTGTACGTGAGGTGGGAGGAAGTTTGGGTGTCGAGGGAGAAGGGAAGGAGGGAGGTGCATTACGTTCTGAGGAGAAGGGATGGGAGCTCAGATCTGGCACTTGTTGGCAAAGAGAAGAGCTTGAGGCACATGTTTTATCACTATGCGCTTCCCACCCAGAAGAAGCTTCTTGCTTCCATGGGGTCTTCTGTGTCTTTCTCCAAGCTCAAATCTCGCAAAGAAGTCGTTGATTGGTTGGATTCCCTATTCTCTG ATTCCTCCGCAGAGAATTCAGCTCGTGCAGCTGATGCTGAAACCTTGAAG GATAATCAATTGGGGAAGCTGGGCCATGGTACAAAAGAATTCTTATGGTTAGGGTCTCCTTGGACTTgcaagaaaagaagaaatcacTATCAGTCATTTAAGCGAAACGGTTTTAAGATATCT GTTTATGATTTTGTATATGTTTTAGCAGAAGAAGGCAAACGTCTGGTTGCCTACTTGGAAGACATGTATGAGGATTCCAGAGGCAACAGGATGGTTGTGGTACGATGGTTTCACAAAATTGATGAGGTTGGTATCGATTTGCCTCATGATTTTTGTGAGAGAGaggttttcttttctctttatcttCAAGATCTAAGTATTGAATGCATAGATGGATTGGCTTCTGTCGTTACTCCACAACATTACGAAAAGCTTCAGAGTGTTGCGAGATATACTCGCTGGGAGCCATTCATATGCAGAAAACAATTTGATAATGATGATGTCAAACCCTTCGATGTATCCCAGCTTAAGGGTTACTGGAAACAAGATATAATCAGATTCATGTGTGCGCCTTCTGAATCAAGGTCTCATGGGAGTTCTGGTCTGTCTGACAATAGCCAAGGAAACTCCGATCCAGCTGCTGAGAGTAGACCTAAGAAGAGGCGGCGCCTGACAAAAGTTGGTAGCAAAGAAGTGGCTGATTTGGCTGCTGTTAAACTAGATTTGAGTAATTCTAAATCCAATACCAAAATTGGAACTGGGAAAACTTCGTTGAAGAATGTTTCTGATGACTATTTAGTTGTAGGTTCCCAAGTTGAGGTTCTCTCACAGGACAGTGGAATGAGAGGCTGTTGGTTCAGAGCCTCTATTGTTAAGATGCACAAAAATAAAGTGAAGGTTCAATATCAAGACATTCAGGATGCCGTTGATGAAACCAAGAAGCTTGAG GAATGGGTTTTGGCTTCCAAAATCTCAGCTCATGATGATCTGAGGCTACGGAAGTATGGAAGGAATAAGATTCGGCCAGTCCCACCACCTCATAGATTTGAAAAATCCACGGGGGTTGATGTTGGTTCCATTGTTGATGTTTGGTGGCATGACGGTTGGTGGGAAGGCATTGTTGTTAAAATAGTGTGTGAAGCTAAATATCGTGTTTATTTCCCAG GGGAGAAGTTGGTGTCAATGTTTGACCTTGATAACCTACGACAGTCTCAAGAATGGATAGGGAATGAGTGGGTGAAGATGAGGGGAAGGCCTGACCTTGTGGATTCTGTATTGTCAACCTTAAAGGCAAAACAAGGTCCCTGCAATTCAAGTGAATTATCCACAGAAGATGTCATACAATCAAAGGAGGCTGATGCATTCTTGGATTCTGAAGGGGATAAAAGTAAGAAGCCTGAGTTGTTTCCAGACCTCTTGAAAGATGATATACTATCTCAATTACGGTGGTCATCTAGGAAGAGGAGACGTAGTAATGGCACCTCTTTGGGAAGTGATAAAGATAGGAGAAAGTCCCCAAACTCTGTGGAATCTGATGCTTCTGACAGTTTTGTGATTCCAGCATTTGTGAATGCTGAACATGACGACTTCACATATGGAGGGGATCCTTCTGTTTTCAACTCTTCGGTTGTCCCTTCCTTAACCAACTTAGTTATGTGTAGGTAA